TGCGCATTCCGCGGATCTCCCGGAAAGGAATGCTGGAGAGTTCCTTTTGGACATCAGGCGAAATCCGTCCTGCCGCCTCGCCGATGATTTCCAATCGACGAAGGACAGCATCCTGTTTTTCACCATTGTCGTAGAACGCCATCCAAGTATCTGTGTATCGCCGCAGCCGAATCCCGCATATCGACGAGCAAGCTCGTCTGAAACTTATCGCGCATACACTGGAACCGTGTGACTTAGGATAGACTCGCGACGAATAGCGTTGCGGCTTCGCTCGACGGCTTTACGACTCACAAGATCGACATCTACCCCCAGCCGTTCGACTAAATTCTCGCGGATCGAACCCAACTCGAAGAGCCCGATCTTGGCATCAGTATCGAAATCCACCAACAAGTCCACGTCACTGGACCGATGAGAAGTTCCAGCCGCACGTGAGCCGAATAATTCGACGCGCCTAATCGGGCGCCCAGCACAGGCAGCCCCAACAGCTACTCGAATTTCCTCAAGACCGATTAACTGCGAGACCATGATCTACCTCTGGAGCAAGAAGCAGGTCAGGGCAAGTCCCTATTCACACTGGGAAACACTTTTTGCTCCCGTTGTCTAACGGGAGCAAAAACATCCTCCTTAATCAGTGCTAATCGGTGGCCAGCTCTGCTGATTTATCCGCGGCCCGCACCCGACATTTCACCGACACCCCATACGGCGACGAATCCACCTCCAACTTTCCTCCCAACTGCTTCATCCGCTCGCGCATACCGGCCAAGCCGACGCCGACCGATTTCGTAAACGAGAACTCCTCGGGCAACCCCTCTCCATTGTCCCGGACCTCCAGCAACACCTCCCCGGCGTCACTGCGTTGAAGCGTGATCCATACCTTCGTCGCGCCGGCGTGGCGGTAGATGTTGCTTAGCGCCTCCTGAACGATACGAAAAAGGGCTGTTTCCTCGTCGGCCTTCAGTCGGGGAAAATCCTCGGGCAAATCAAGAATTACCGGGATGTTATTTCGCTTGGTGAAGCCGTCCGCAAACCACCGCACTGCGAACACCAAACCCTCCTCTTCCAAAAGCGGTGGGTGCAACAAATAGGAAATATTTCGTAGCTCTTGGCAAACCTGCCGGCTGATCGATGCTGTATCCGAAGCTAAGCTGCGCGTCCTCTCGTCGGTCGCCGTGGACTCCAATAAGCTGGTGTTCATCTCCAAGGCTGACAGCGCCTGCGCCGTCGAGTCGTGCAAATCGCGCGCGATGCGCCGACGCTCTTCGTCCTGAAGGCTCATGAGCCGCCCCGAAAGCTGTGCCAGTTGCTGTTGTGATTCCTGCAACTTTTTCAAGGCCAGCACTTCGGAGGTCACCTCTGCCGCGATCCATTGGCCACCGACTCTTTTACCCTTTGAATCGAAATTAGCTCTCAGCGTGTGCCGATACCAAACCGGACCAGCACCCCCTTTATTCATTGCGTAAGTGAAAGAAGTCACCGGCGATTCTGGTGTCAGACCATCCAGGGTTCTGCGGATCAAACCAAAAGTTTCGGAGTCCAGGCAGTCACGCAATTGGGGGCGGGGACCGATCGGTGAATGCACACACAGCGCCTCGAACGCACGATTGGAAAACGTGATTTTCTCAGCTGCGTCGAAACGGCAAATGCTTTCGGTCTGATCCTCGACCACGTTTCGATACTCTCGCTCTGCTTGTTGCACCAACCGCGCCAACTCTTCAATGCTTCCGGCGAGTTGGGCAATTTCGTCGTCGCCGGGGACGTCGAGTTTGACAGGCAGTCGCTCCGACCGCTTCTCGTTCTCCACTTTGTCAGCGAGCAACTGGATCCTTCCTAACACTGTGCGATCAACAACAAAGAGCACAAGAAGCAGGGCCACACCGCCGCCGATCGCCAGCGCCACCAACACAAGACGGGCGACCACAACCCCAGTTTCGTAAAAGGGTCTGGCGCCTGCGACCACAACCTCCGCGCTGCCGGACTTCACCGGAAAGACTGCTTCAACCTCCCCACCCTCGTGCTTCCGGATAAAAATCGGTGCGGCAGCATTTGTGCCATCGATCGAGCGAAATTCCCGATATTCCACCCTTCTTCCCAACAGGGTGCTCGCGTCGCCCAAGTCTTGCACAGACGGCTTCCCGGACAAGTTGCGCCCTTCAAGAAATTTCTGAACGTTGCGCGCCGTTTCCAACGCTTCCTGCCTGTCGGCCGCATCGAATTGCCGGAAAAGACCGAACCAAAGGCCGGAGATAACTAGACCACCAAGCGCAAATAGCAGGAGAGTCAGCAGCAGGATAGCCCGCGAGTAAACAGTTTCGGACCGCAAGCCAAGCAGCTTGCCCAGACTCGCAAGGGCGCGGCCCGAGGGAGACTGCGCTTCGGGAACAAAGCGGATCATTTCAGCGGCCGGGCACAGCCGGAGCCGATGCGCCCGGAGGCCCTTTTTTCTGTGGCATTAGGACCTTGCCCAAACTGAACATCGGGCCGTAAATCGCATAGATAATGCCCCCTACCATTGTTCCCAGAATAACGAGGATGAACGGCTCGAGCAATTTGTCGATTTGCGCCGCCATGGTATCGAGTTCCTCCTCGTAGTCCGTGGCCAGTTCATCAAGCACTTCGTTCATACTGCCCGTTTCGCTCGCCATCTGGACGACAGCGGCAATGTTCCGGCCGTCCGCTCCAAGCCGGTGCGACTCCATGAGGAAACTCTCGGGCATCGAGAGCCCGTCCTGAATGTGGTGTTTCACCGCGGTAAAAAACTCTTCGAATTCGACATGATTCGAACTTTTGCCTGCGATCTCGAGAGCGGTGGCTACGCGAACGTTGGCTTGCAACAAAAGAGCCAGGATACGGAAGCTGACCATTGCGGCGGTTTTGCGGATCAGGTTGCCGACCGTCGGCACCCTGATGAAAAACCGCTGCACCTGCGGAATGGCGTAGATTTTTCCCCAATTTTTGAACAGTGCAAGGAGAGCTACGATTGGAACGGCAGCCATGTAAGGTTGGTTGACCAAAAGGTCCGAAAAAGCGCTCATGACACGGGTGGCCAAAGGCAGATCGACGTTCATCGACGAGTAGAGTTTCGACATTGACGGCACGAGCGTGAAGCTCATGACGATCACGACAACCACTGCCAGCATGATGACAATCACCGGATAGATCATTCCCGAGCGGAGCTTGCGCAAAATCCGCAGAGATTTTTCGCGCCCGCTCGTGATCTGACGGAATACTTGGTTGATTTGCCCAGATTCCTCCCCAGCCCGGATGAGCGCCAAGACATCCTCGGTAAACAGATCGGGGTGCTGGGCAAAAGCGTCCCCCATTGTCTCGCCGGCCAGAATGCTTTGGTTGATATCAGCGACAGCGCCGCGATAGCGCGGGGACTTGAGACGTCCGGCCACCAGTTCAAAGCTTTTGTTCAGCGAGATATTGCGGTCCAGACACCGGGCCATGCTGCTGAAAAGAGCTACAGCCTCGTCCAGTGAGCCCTTCTTGAGACTTATACGGTGGACATACTCATCTGCACCCATGATGTCCGTGACTTCTGCCGTCTCGTTGGGTGCTTTGCCCGCGCCGAAAACAGCTTTGCCGTCGCTGTCGGTGTCGACAATAACCTCCGAGGTCTTGTCATTGTAAATATTAGTGAGCTTGACTTTCTTGAGCATGATTAGATTCGTCAGCGACTAATGCGGATAGTCGGCTGGACGATGAAAACGGAGTTCGTCAGATATGCAACTTCGGCGCCTCCGGCCGCCGACGCGTAGACCAGAGTGCATTGGGCCACCTCGTAGGCAATGGCGGCGCTCCCCCCATTGGTCAGACTCACGGAGTTGGTCACGATCGTGCTGTTGCTGAAACTCAATGACGAAGCGCCGACAGAAGGCACTACCCCTGCGCTACAGGGCTCGGGCAGGATACCGACGAGGTCCGAGACGTTGGTCACGCCAAGCCGATAGAGCGCGACTGCTTGCTCCTGTAGGTTGGCTGCGCGCAGAACCCCGGCGCTCTGCTCGCCTTGGACGACAAGAGCGCTCATCAGCACCCCAGCAGCAGCAACACCGACCGCCGCGATTGCGGCGGCGATCACTACTTCAACCAAGCTGTAACCCTCCCTATTCATTTCGCACACGCTGGTCCTCAAGCCACATGAGACGGTCGGCAACGGCGTCATAGTCGGCCGTGGGAGCCATTTCAGAAACAAAAGTTGGAGCATTGGCGGACACTTGGACAAGCTGACCGCCGGTGCGGATGCCACCAGTGATGGTAAGTAGACCCGCAATATCAAGATTAGCATTACCCTCCAGCGTCGCGCCGAATCGCCAATTCCTCGTGGAACCGCTGGTTGTCCGAATGAGGGTGTTGACGTTGGTTCCCTTGCGAAACAGATAAACCGCCCGGCGGTTGTCGCCGCTCAACGTGACATTGGTCAAATTGAAGCTGCTGGCAGGAACATAGACTTGGACCGGCGGTAAAGCGCTATTTGTGGTGCCGACCAAACGCAGCTGGTGAATGGCGTTGGCATTGGTGCCGGAGAATTCCCAGTTGGGAACTTCATAGAAAGCCAAAGTGTTGGCAATTTGCTCCAAATCCAACTGAATCTCGTTGTTTGATGTGGTCACGCCGGGCTCACCAATTTCGAGCAACTCGCCGAAAGCGGCTTCGGCCCTCGGAACATTCAAAGCACCGAGAGTGGCCATGGTCACAATCCCCGGCGCAACATT
The nucleotide sequence above comes from Chthoniobacterales bacterium. Encoded proteins:
- a CDS encoding DUF86 domain-containing protein, encoding MAFYDNGEKQDAVLRRLEIIGEAAGRISPDVQKELSSIPFREIRGMRNIIAHHYGEVDLERVWETATRDVPALLKTLEKALE
- a CDS encoding DNA polymerase subunit beta; translated protein: MVSQLIGLEEIRVAVGAACAGRPIRRVELFGSRAAGTSHRSSDVDLLVDFDTDAKIGLFELGSIRENLVERLGVDVDLVSRKAVERSRNAIRRESILSHTVPVYAR
- a CDS encoding sensor histidine kinase; amino-acid sequence: MIRFVPEAQSPSGRALASLGKLLGLRSETVYSRAILLLTLLLFALGGLVISGLWFGLFRQFDAADRQEALETARNVQKFLEGRNLSGKPSVQDLGDASTLLGRRVEYREFRSIDGTNAAAPIFIRKHEGGEVEAVFPVKSGSAEVVVAGARPFYETGVVVARLVLVALAIGGGVALLLVLFVVDRTVLGRIQLLADKVENEKRSERLPVKLDVPGDDEIAQLAGSIEELARLVQQAEREYRNVVEDQTESICRFDAAEKITFSNRAFEALCVHSPIGPRPQLRDCLDSETFGLIRRTLDGLTPESPVTSFTYAMNKGGAGPVWYRHTLRANFDSKGKRVGGQWIAAEVTSEVLALKKLQESQQQLAQLSGRLMSLQDEERRRIARDLHDSTAQALSALEMNTSLLESTATDERTRSLASDTASISRQVCQELRNISYLLHPPLLEEEGLVFAVRWFADGFTKRNNIPVILDLPEDFPRLKADEETALFRIVQEALSNIYRHAGATKVWITLQRSDAGEVLLEVRDNGEGLPEEFSFTKSVGVGLAGMRERMKQLGGKLEVDSSPYGVSVKCRVRAADKSAELATD
- a CDS encoding type II secretion system F family protein; protein product: MLKKVKLTNIYNDKTSEVIVDTDSDGKAVFGAGKAPNETAEVTDIMGADEYVHRISLKKGSLDEAVALFSSMARCLDRNISLNKSFELVAGRLKSPRYRGAVADINQSILAGETMGDAFAQHPDLFTEDVLALIRAGEESGQINQVFRQITSGREKSLRILRKLRSGMIYPVIVIMLAVVVVIVMSFTLVPSMSKLYSSMNVDLPLATRVMSAFSDLLVNQPYMAAVPIVALLALFKNWGKIYAIPQVQRFFIRVPTVGNLIRKTAAMVSFRILALLLQANVRVATALEIAGKSSNHVEFEEFFTAVKHHIQDGLSMPESFLMESHRLGADGRNIAAVVQMASETGSMNEVLDELATDYEEELDTMAAQIDKLLEPFILVILGTMVGGIIYAIYGPMFSLGKVLMPQKKGPPGASAPAVPGR